The Paenibacillus sp. FSL W8-0426 region CTGCGCGTTCGTAAGAATCATGCCTGATTTTCAGCGTCTGCCCGAAATCGCCAAACACTACTTCTTGCTGTGCAAACACCCCCGGCAAGCGCACGCTATGAATTCGGAACCCGTTGAAGTAGCCTCCGCGCGATCCTTCGATGATCTCTTCTTCGTTCGGATTTCCCTGACGGAACTCTTTGCGTGTCTCCGCGATCAACTCGGCCGTTTTGACGGCCGTTCCCGAAGGCGCATCCAGCTTCTGATCACCATGATATTCGATGATCTCGACATTCGGCATATGTTTGGCCGCCATCGCCGCGAAACGCATCATCAAAATAGCGCCGATCGAGAAGTTGGGTGCGATCAGCCCGCCAATTCCTTTTTCGGTGCACAACTTGTCCAGCTGTTCAATTTGCTCTGGCGTAAAACCGGTCACTCCCATTACAGGTCTGACGCCATGACGTATGGCAATTTCCGTATGTTGGTAAGCGAATTTAGGGATGGTGAAATCTACCATGACCTCGGGTTTTGCCTGTGCAAAAGCCTGTTCGATATTGTCTGTAACGATAACCCCGCATTCAGGCAAACCTACCAAAGTGCCTGCATCGAGGCCCGCACCGGAACGGTTGACCGCCGCGACCAGTTCAAGCTCTGGATCCTGGAGGACCAATTTTACAACTTCCCGGCCCATGCGGCCTGCCGCTCCGATTACGGCAACTCGAATTACTTCACTCATCTTAGCTGCAACTCCTCACTATTGTTCGTTCGATGTTTTCCCTTCTCGTGACCGTGAGATGCTCACGGGCGAGATCTCTAATGGATGGACTTCATACGTTGTTTGATCTGCTGTAACAGCTGCTGCAGCTGTACATTCTGAGGATCGAGCGCAAGCGCTTCGCGCACCGTGCTCAATGCACGTTTGAATTCGTTCAGCTCGATATACGCAAGCGCAAGCAAAACATGCGCTTCCAATTGCAACGAATCCAAACGGATCGCCTCTGACAGCAGTGCGACTGCCTGTACGCAGTGCTCCGGCGATTTGCCGTCCCCCTGCTCCAACAAGGCCTTAGCTTGATTGGTCCGCTGCTTGGCCTCAAGCGTATGCAAATGAAGAAGATACTCTTCCGTACCGCCGGACAAATCCACCGCTTTTCGGGCATATTCAAGCGCAGAGCTCAAATGCTGGCTGCGGGCCTGCGTAATCGAACAGCGGTAATACAGTTCCGCATGTCCCGGATAAGCAAGGATGGCTGTCTCGAACCAACGGATCGCCTGTTCAAAATCATTTTGCAAAATACAACGGTAGGCCCGCTGCAAATAGTCCTCGGGTTTCATCATGCACACTGTCCCTCCCCCTATAGGGTGATGGTACAGCATATGTAATCAAGGCCTAATCGGTGTTTTTTGGCGTCCAGCGATTAGCGTCCCGGGTATTGAATTTATGCATGACTTTGTCGTGCGCCTCCGCAAGGTCGATCCCCAGAGAATTCGCAAAACAAATCGTAATGAATAAAATATCGCCGAGTTCAAGCTCAATGGAGTTGTCCTCTTCGGTAGCCTTTTTGGGCTTTTCACCGAATTGATGATTGACTTCCCGTGCCAGCTCGCCCACTTCTTCAGACATGCGGGCAAGCATCGCCAGCGGACTGAAGTATCCCTCCTTGAATTGGGATATGTATCGGTCTACTTCGCGCTGCATTTCTGCGATGCTTTTCTCCATGAGAACGGATTCCCCTTTTGAAATTAATCATATTGAATTTTTCAACTTTCATTTGTTCCTAATATATCAGTTATTGCGTTTTACTTCCACCATCGGCGTGCACAAATCATTTTTGAAACCACCGTTAAACAGGTATACTATATAAATCGCATTAATCAATCACATATTCGCGAAGGAATATAAATCAATTTACATATTGGAGTGAGAAACCTATGAGCAATGCCAAAGTCTGGTCGCAATTCAAAATCGTATTGCCCATTTTGCTGGGCACGGCGTTATATGCATTCGGCCTCCTGTATTTCATCATTCCCAACAAGCTGATGGAAGGCGGAGTCACCGGGGTCACTGTGCTTCTGAATTACGCGTTCGGCATTTCGCCGTCACTCACGACCTTGATTATCAATATCCCCCTGTTCTTGCTGGGTTTAAAAATTCTTGGCGGAAAACAGATGATCTACACAGGGATCGGAATCGGCTCCCTTACCGTGTTTCTATGGTTATTCGAGAAAATGATTCACGGAGGATGGATCGAGCCCCTCCATACAGAGAACGATCTCTTGCTTGCAGCCCTGTATGCCGGCGTCACCTTGGGCGCAGGTCTGGGCATTGTGTTTCGCTGGGGAGGTACGACAGGGGGCTCTGACATTATCGCCCGCATTTTAAACCGCAGGTATGGCTGGAGCATGGGCCGGGTACTCTTGGGAATCGACTTTATTATCATCGGCCTTTCCTTGATCTACATTCCCAAAGAAAAAATATTGTACACCCTCGTCGCTGTGTTCATCGCTTCAAAGGTCATCGACTTCATTCAGGAAGGGGCCTACTCGGCGCGTGCATTCATGATTATCAGCGATTACGCGCCCGAGATCGCGGAACAGATTACACGTGATATGGACCGCGGCGTCACACTTATTCCAGCCATCGGGGCATACTCCAAGCAAGCAAAACATATGGCGTATTGCGTGATCTCGCGTCAGGAATTCAGGCGTTTGCAAACGATCGTACGCTCCATCGACCCTCGTGCATTTGTCATTATTAACGACGTGCATGATGTGCATGGCGAAGGTTTTAAAGAAAGCTGACATTCAGCCCGGATACGGTGCGCAACGACAACAAACAACCTCTGCCGTCAAGAAGGCTTCTCCGCGAAAGGCTTCTTGTGAGCAGAGGTTGTTCGGCGGTCAGCGTTGAAATGGTACGATTCCATCCTGCTGCGCCCGGTATTTTCGATATCCGGCATATCCGAGCGCGATGACGATCACAGAAGTGATCAGCAATCCTGCCGTTCTTCGGTCAGGTCCATCCACGAAAGCGACGAAAGCACTCTCGTCCTTTTCCCTGCCGAACAGTAGGTTTACTTGCTCGCTTCCATGTTCAAACATGCTTCTCAGCTGTCCCCAATCAGTTTGTTTGGACGTGACCAACCCTTTGATATGGGAAAGCCATGCATCCAGCTGCTCAATCTGGGAAGGCTCACGACGAATGAGTGCAGCAGGCCGAATGGTCTCGTAATGTTCCTCCAACGCATTGAATAGACCTGCGAGCTCGTCAGAACGAACGCGCTGTTCCGCAGCGAGAGTAAGTGCCTGCAGGTCATTTTGCATAATTTTGAAATATTGCAGCCACAAGGGCTTGGCCGGATTCGCAAGGCTATCAGCGGCCAGCCGCAGTTTGGCGGAGGCCTGCTGCAAGGAAACCTCATCGTTTCTGACCCGGGCTGCCGCCTCCTTCACTTCAACCACCGTTTCGGTTAACGCATGAATTCCCTCCACGGTGGCCTGACCGTCAAACGAAATATGCTCCAGCCTTTGGCTAATGCGCGAAATGCCCTCCTGCACCTGTTCGATATCCTTGTCCAACACATGCCTGTAAAGGGCTGCCGCGGCTTCATTCAGCTGCTGAATCGAATGATTGACCGTTACTCCCTGATCCGTTCGACCAACTTCCCCGCTATCCTGTGCAGACACGCTGGATGACAAGTTTGTCCACGTCCATGCCGACAGCACGGTGAACAACAATGCCAATCGTCGCAGTTGAGCAATCAATTTTTTTTCCATGGACATCCCCCCACCATCAATGTATGGCAGAGGACTTGCCCTTAGAACAAAGCCATAAGTAAGATCTGGATCGGATCGCTTAAGCTCGCTTTGCCTGTCTCAACGCAAGCCAGGCAGCCAGAATGCTTGCCAGCGTGAGTCCAATGGTGAAGTTTCGAACGCCAGCCACGTATGGCATCAACGCTCCCGGCAACCATGGGAAAATATCGTATGTATAGTCCATCGTATCATTCAACAACGTCCATGCGCTTGCAAAGAGAAGCGCTCCCCAGCGAAAACCACAGAATCGAACGTAAAACAATGCTTCCACCGCCATGGCTCCGTGAGAGGCAATCAGCATCCAGTGCTGCCAGGAGACCGGTCCGCCAAACGACCAGCCTGCAAAAATAATCGAAATGGCCCATACACCGTATTTAACCGAAGTGACAACCGCCAATGCTTGAATGACATGGCCGATTCGGTTTAGAAACCTGGATTGCGGCTTGTAAAGCACCCACAGCAGCGACAAGGTGAAAAACAGGCTTGCCGTCGGGCTGTCAGGGACAAACACGATTTGCCACAAGGGCTGCTCGGCCAAGGTCTGTTCAAGCTGGTCTCCGTACCATATGTATCCATAAACCGTTCCTACTGCGTTGCACCAAAAAAGAAGCCATAGAAAATAACGATTCGTCAAAAATTCCCGACTCCAAAAATACGATAAAGCCAATGTCGCTGCCCCTTCCATTCAAACTTCCTTTATGCGCTATAGAAACATAGAAACCGCACTAATCAATCACACCCGGTCACTGCGAGTGCATTACCATCTTCAGTCCTGTGTGCCCTTCGCTTCTTCAGATTGGTTCTGCCTCTCCGTTAACGTGTGTATGTTTCTTGGCGCTTGCTATACTTTCTTCCTTCGGCTTCAGCCTATTGCCGCGCCTTTTGATCTTACCAAAAAAACCTGACCGTATCCACGATCAGGTTTCATTAGAGTGCCGATGTTTATTGTTCCGCCTTTTGACTGGCTAACCATGCCGTCAACTGATTGATGTCCTCATCCGTCAGGCCTTGGGCTATCGCGTTGTCATACTGGGCAGGCATGCTGTTGTAACCTTCCTTGATAATGGTCAGGATTTCCTCCTGGCTGTGCTTGTCGCCTACGCCGCGAAGCGTAGGTCCTCCCGCGCCTTTCATGTCTGCTGCATGGCATGCGACGCAGCCTGCCTTTTTGTACGTTTCCATTGCCGGATTATCCTTGTCCACGATCGCGATGTCCTGCTGTTGGCCCGGGGCATTGGACGTCGGAAGCCCCTGTTCGTGCTTCTCCCGGGCTTCCTCTTCGCGCTGGATATGTTCCGGTTTCTGTCCGGTTGCCTCCAGTTCATGCTTGTAATGGGTCCAAGCGACATTGGTCAGATAGAATACCGAAATCACCGACAAAATCATAAGCGAGGACGCAATAGGGCGTTTATAAAACCGACGCTCCTTGCCCGTGTCGAGAAACGGTGCCAGCAACAAAGCTCCAAAAGCCACGCCGCTGACGCCTAACACGCCAAGCAACACATAGTCGCCTGAGGCGTACGGGTACTTCAAATACTGATAGAGAAACAAAAAGTACCAGTCCGGCATCGGAATGACCGATGCGCTCGGGTTAGCCGGATATCCTAGCGGAGCCGGTTCCGAAATGGTCAGAACCAATATGCCGACGAGTACAACGACGCCAACCATCCATTCCTTTAACAGAAAATTAGGAATAAACGCTTCGGACTTGCCGGGATACGCCGTATAGTCGGGCGGAGTAATAAAGCCGCTGCCTTTACGGACCCTCGAGTCGCCAACATAAACGACTTTTTCCTGCTTCTCCGGTTGATCGGACTTGTGTCCGTGAGCCATCGCAATTCCTCCCTTCTACGTTTATAAAGGTCCCGAAATGCCCTGTCTGCGGATCATGATGAAGTGTCCGACCAGAAGCACCAGAAGCACTGCGGGGAGGAAGAATACATGCAGGGCAAAAAAGCGTGTCAGCGTCTGCGCACCAACGATGGTACCGCCTTGCAGGAACTCCTTGATGATCGGTCCCAGCCATGGAACCGTGTTGGCGATTTCGAGCGTCACTTTGGTCGCGAAATACGCCTTGTTGTCCCAAGGCAACAAATAACCTGTCAATCCCAAACCAAGCATTACAAAAAAGATCAACATGCCGACAACCCAGTTCATCTCGCGCGGCGCTTTATACGAACCGGTAAAAAACACGCGCATCGTATGTAGAAACATCATGACGATAACCAGGCTGGCTCCCCAATGATGCATCCCGCGCACGATTTGTCCAAAGGCAACCTTTGTCTGCAAATACTCGACGCTGGCATAGGCATTGATGATATCGGGCACATAGTACATCGTCAGAAACATCCCTGACAAAATCTGAATTACGGTAATAAAGAACGTCAATCCGCCGAAACAATACACGAATGCCGAGAAATGATGCGCGGGGTTTACGTGCTCGGGAACTTCATGGTCCGCGACATCCCTCCATATGGGCGTGATATCAAGACGTTCGTCGATCCAGTCATAGACATTTTTAAACATCCGCTTTCACGCCTCCTATTTCACCCGGGTATTCGGAATGATCTCGCCGAGATACACCCAGCCCTGCTCTTCTCTGACGACGTATTCGTCCAACGGTTTCGGGGCAACGGCCAGATTCTTTCCTTCCTTGTCATAGTGCGCGCCATGGCAGGGGCAATGGTACTCGTCGGGATAATTTTTGTCGCTGTTCCATCCGACGGTGCAGCCCAGATGCTTGCAAATCGGCGAGAGCGCATAAATTTTGCCTTGCTCATCCTTACGGATCCAGGCTACCAACGAGGCATTGCTCAAATACCAGCCATCCTGCTGCTTTAATTCAAACGTAAATTCCTGAGGTTCGTTCGTGATCTTGCTGATTTCTGCCACTTTGACGGACGTTCCTTCTCCCTTGTGCTGCAAAATCGGATCCACCGCAAAACGGACCATGGGAAGAATGGCGCCAGCGGCCATGTAGGCCGTGGCTCCTCCAAGCGTGTAGGTCAAAAACTGCCTGCGCGACATTTCCTTTCGGCTTGGCGGTTTGTCCATGGCTTCGTGCTGGTCATCATGCTCGCTGCTCATAATGTCTCCAACCCCCTTTTTCAGCCAAGTTTCGCATACGTTTTCATTTTCATAAATTCCATGACTTACTAGAACATACATAATCATATAGTAGCCCTAGAACACCGTCAAGAATTTGTCACACATTTTTAAGGTAGTGTTGTAAGCGTTATTATAAAATTGTTGATAATTTGTCACATTTGTCACCAGAAATTCACTTTCTCCACAACTCACGAATTTTTTCGCCGATATATGTACTTAGCGCCTGCTCTCCAGCCTCCCGAACACCTTCAGAACGGCAAAAAACAAGATCTGCAGCGGGAATCTGTTTCGGGTTCAACTCGCCGTCGGCAGACATGATCACCACGAATTTGAATCCGGAAGCCTTCAATTGTTCAGCAAGCAAGTTCAAATTCCTTGACATTTCCGGAAACGTGTAATGAACAGCCGGATACGTCATGATTCGACCTTTGAAAGGAATTTCAACCAAATCCAGAAAATCTCTGAGCCGTTCCAATGCTTCGGTTGCCTCCGCCGGGGAACTCCCTCCAGACAACGCCGTGTAAGGAATCAGGCAAGTGTCCATGTATAACTGCAGTTCAGCCCAGCTATCCTTTGACATTTCACTGAATTTCATTTCCCGAAGACTCCTTTCCATCCATTTTATTTCCATATTATACCTGAACACTGGATATATTCATAGCGTTTTTCTATCGTTCACTTAATGCTTATATAAGACAGTCTATATAGCTATATAGGCCTTAAAGCCAGGCACCTAGAATTTCATATAAAAAGAGAATGCGCCGGTTGCGCATTCTCTTTTTATGGATTGTGGTTACTTTACAACACTTGATATTTTTTTACTTTCAGCTCTTCAGTTTATGGCCTTCAGTTCATCCGTCAGATTCCGGAAAGCTACCTTGTCTCCTGTAGCCAACGCCTTGTCGATTTCCATATACAGCTTTTCACTGCGCTGTTTGCGCAGCGCTTCGTCCCATACCATCTCAGCAGCCAGCCCCAACATGACTTCATACGTAGCTTTCATTTTATCCAATAGGATGCACCTCCAAAACGGTTTTAAGAGCTCCTATATTCCCTTCCTTTGGAAACGTATCCACTTGAAGTTCGGGACATCCGTTCCAAATCGGCGTCCGTCAATTCGCGCACAACTT contains the following coding sequences:
- the dapB gene encoding 4-hydroxy-tetrahydrodipicolinate reductase, with product MSEVIRVAVIGAAGRMGREVVKLVLQDPELELVAAVNRSGAGLDAGTLVGLPECGVIVTDNIEQAFAQAKPEVMVDFTIPKFAYQHTEIAIRHGVRPVMGVTGFTPEQIEQLDKLCTEKGIGGLIAPNFSIGAILMMRFAAMAAKHMPNVEIIEYHGDQKLDAPSGTAVKTAELIAETRKEFRQGNPNEEEIIEGSRGGYFNGFRIHSVRLPGVFAQQEVVFGDFGQTLKIRHDSYERAGYMPGVKIGIQKVMQYTGLIYGFDHFID
- a CDS encoding tetratricopeptide repeat protein; translated protein: MMKPEDYLQRAYRCILQNDFEQAIRWFETAILAYPGHAELYYRCSITQARSQHLSSALEYARKAVDLSGGTEEYLLHLHTLEAKQRTNQAKALLEQGDGKSPEHCVQAVALLSEAIRLDSLQLEAHVLLALAYIELNEFKRALSTVREALALDPQNVQLQQLLQQIKQRMKSIH
- a CDS encoding nucleotide pyrophosphohydrolase, producing MEKSIAEMQREVDRYISQFKEGYFSPLAMLARMSEEVGELAREVNHQFGEKPKKATEEDNSIELELGDILFITICFANSLGIDLAEAHDKVMHKFNTRDANRWTPKNTD
- a CDS encoding YitT family protein, which encodes MSNAKVWSQFKIVLPILLGTALYAFGLLYFIIPNKLMEGGVTGVTVLLNYAFGISPSLTTLIINIPLFLLGLKILGGKQMIYTGIGIGSLTVFLWLFEKMIHGGWIEPLHTENDLLLAALYAGVTLGAGLGIVFRWGGTTGGSDIIARILNRRYGWSMGRVLLGIDFIIIGLSLIYIPKEKILYTLVAVFIASKVIDFIQEGAYSARAFMIISDYAPEIAEQITRDMDRGVTLIPAIGAYSKQAKHMAYCVISRQEFRRLQTIVRSIDPRAFVIINDVHDVHGEGFKES
- a CDS encoding sporulation protein YpjB — translated: MEKKLIAQLRRLALLFTVLSAWTWTNLSSSVSAQDSGEVGRTDQGVTVNHSIQQLNEAAAALYRHVLDKDIEQVQEGISRISQRLEHISFDGQATVEGIHALTETVVEVKEAAARVRNDEVSLQQASAKLRLAADSLANPAKPLWLQYFKIMQNDLQALTLAAEQRVRSDELAGLFNALEEHYETIRPAALIRREPSQIEQLDAWLSHIKGLVTSKQTDWGQLRSMFEHGSEQVNLLFGREKDESAFVAFVDGPDRRTAGLLITSVIVIALGYAGYRKYRAQQDGIVPFQR
- a CDS encoding DUF1405 domain-containing protein, coding for MALSYFWSREFLTNRYFLWLLFWCNAVGTVYGYIWYGDQLEQTLAEQPLWQIVFVPDSPTASLFFTLSLLWVLYKPQSRFLNRIGHVIQALAVVTSVKYGVWAISIIFAGWSFGGPVSWQHWMLIASHGAMAVEALFYVRFCGFRWGALLFASAWTLLNDTMDYTYDIFPWLPGALMPYVAGVRNFTIGLTLASILAAWLALRQAKRA
- a CDS encoding c-type cytochrome produces the protein MAHGHKSDQPEKQEKVVYVGDSRVRKGSGFITPPDYTAYPGKSEAFIPNFLLKEWMVGVVVLVGILVLTISEPAPLGYPANPSASVIPMPDWYFLFLYQYLKYPYASGDYVLLGVLGVSGVAFGALLLAPFLDTGKERRFYKRPIASSLMILSVISVFYLTNVAWTHYKHELEATGQKPEHIQREEEAREKHEQGLPTSNAPGQQQDIAIVDKDNPAMETYKKAGCVACHAADMKGAGGPTLRGVGDKHSQEEILTIIKEGYNSMPAQYDNAIAQGLTDEDINQLTAWLASQKAEQ
- a CDS encoding cytochrome b6 — protein: MFKNVYDWIDERLDITPIWRDVADHEVPEHVNPAHHFSAFVYCFGGLTFFITVIQILSGMFLTMYYVPDIINAYASVEYLQTKVAFGQIVRGMHHWGASLVIVMMFLHTMRVFFTGSYKAPREMNWVVGMLIFFVMLGLGLTGYLLPWDNKAYFATKVTLEIANTVPWLGPIIKEFLQGGTIVGAQTLTRFFALHVFFLPAVLLVLLVGHFIMIRRQGISGPL
- a CDS encoding ubiquinol-cytochrome c reductase iron-sulfur subunit, translated to MSSEHDDQHEAMDKPPSRKEMSRRQFLTYTLGGATAYMAAGAILPMVRFAVDPILQHKGEGTSVKVAEISKITNEPQEFTFELKQQDGWYLSNASLVAWIRKDEQGKIYALSPICKHLGCTVGWNSDKNYPDEYHCPCHGAHYDKEGKNLAVAPKPLDEYVVREEQGWVYLGEIIPNTRVK
- a CDS encoding DUF2487 family protein, which translates into the protein MKFSEMSKDSWAELQLYMDTCLIPYTALSGGSSPAEATEALERLRDFLDLVEIPFKGRIMTYPAVHYTFPEMSRNLNLLAEQLKASGFKFVVIMSADGELNPKQIPAADLVFCRSEGVREAGEQALSTYIGEKIRELWRK
- a CDS encoding IDEAL domain-containing protein; this translates as MDKMKATYEVMLGLAAEMVWDEALRKQRSEKLYMEIDKALATGDKVAFRNLTDELKAIN